In one window of Meiothermus sp. DNA:
- the trpA gene encoding tryptophan synthase subunit alpha yields the protein MTTREAFARAKAEGRAALIPYVMAGYPSRGADLELVKQVLPYADLLEVGLPYSDPLGDGPVIQRASEQALRQGIHVADVAAFVREIRGLTDRPLFLMTYINPVLAVGPERFFGMFKEAGVNGLILPDLPPDEDPALVSLAQKKGLETTFLLAPTSTETRIQTVAPYCSGFVYTVSVAGVTGARDRLPEGLPELVQRIRQVTDAPVAIGFGISNRATAQQAAQAADGAVIASALIRAHEEGRGLAEVLGEVRAGLGLEGVPGPVH from the coding sequence ATGACCACCCGTGAAGCTTTTGCCAGGGCCAAAGCCGAAGGGCGCGCGGCGCTGATTCCCTACGTGATGGCCGGATACCCGAGCCGGGGCGCCGACCTGGAGCTGGTCAAGCAGGTGTTGCCTTACGCGGATTTGCTCGAGGTCGGGCTGCCCTACTCCGACCCCCTGGGCGACGGCCCGGTGATCCAGCGGGCCTCGGAACAGGCTCTGCGGCAAGGGATTCACGTGGCCGACGTAGCCGCCTTCGTGCGGGAAATTCGTGGCCTTACCGATAGGCCTCTTTTCCTCATGACCTATATCAACCCCGTGCTGGCGGTGGGGCCGGAACGCTTTTTCGGTATGTTCAAAGAGGCCGGGGTGAACGGGCTCATCCTGCCCGACCTGCCCCCGGACGAAGACCCCGCGCTGGTGAGCCTGGCGCAGAAGAAGGGCCTCGAGACCACCTTTCTGCTGGCCCCGACCTCCACCGAGACTCGCATCCAGACCGTGGCCCCCTACTGCAGCGGCTTTGTGTATACGGTCTCGGTAGCCGGGGTGACCGGGGCGCGCGACCGGCTGCCCGAGGGGCTGCCGGAGCTGGTTCAGCGCATCCGCCAGGTGACCGATGCCCCCGTAGCCATTGGCTTTGGTATCTCCAACCGGGCCACCGCCCAGCAGGCCGCCCAGGCCGCCGATGGGGCGGTGATTGCCAGCGCCCTGATTCGGGCCCACGAAGAGGGCAGAGGGCTGGCAGAGGTGCTGGGGGAGGTGCGGGCGGGCCTCGGCCTCGAGGGCGTACCCGGCCCGGTGCATTAG
- a CDS encoding site-specific DNA-methyltransferase: MKRIVQAECLAYIATLPEAAFPLIYLDPPFNTRKTQQRRRIRAVADAQGPRRGFAGRRYRTEELPAPVYPDRYDDFVAFLQPRLEQAYRLLTPQGSLFVHLDYREVHYVKVLLDQIFGRRSFINEIIWAYDYGGRSKNRWPAKHDTLLWYAKDPRRYTFNYEAIDRIPYLAPKMAGPEKAARGKTPTDVWWMTIVPTSSREKTGYPTQKPLRLLERIVRVHSNPGETVLDFFAGSGTTGEAAALNGRGFVLVDQSPGAVAVMQRRLAPFKPEIINPDAPHPVPQAR, from the coding sequence ATGAAGCGCATTGTGCAGGCTGAGTGTCTGGCGTACATCGCCACCCTGCCCGAGGCTGCTTTTCCCCTCATTTACCTGGATCCGCCGTTCAATACCCGCAAAACCCAGCAGCGCCGCCGTATTCGTGCGGTGGCCGACGCACAGGGGCCACGCAGGGGTTTTGCGGGCAGGCGTTATCGCACCGAGGAGCTTCCGGCCCCGGTCTATCCCGATCGCTACGACGACTTTGTGGCGTTTCTGCAGCCCCGGCTCGAGCAAGCCTACCGCCTGCTGACCCCCCAGGGCTCGCTTTTTGTGCACCTGGACTATCGCGAAGTGCACTACGTGAAGGTGCTGTTGGACCAGATTTTTGGTCGCAGGAGCTTTATCAACGAAATAATCTGGGCCTACGACTACGGTGGGCGCTCCAAAAACCGCTGGCCAGCCAAGCACGACACCCTCCTGTGGTACGCCAAAGACCCACGTCGGTACACCTTCAACTACGAGGCCATCGACCGCATCCCCTACCTGGCCCCCAAGATGGCCGGGCCAGAAAAGGCTGCTCGAGGCAAAACCCCCACCGATGTCTGGTGGATGACCATCGTGCCGACCTCATCCAGGGAAAAAACCGGCTACCCCACGCAAAAGCCCCTGCGCCTGTTGGAACGCATCGTGCGGGTTCACTCCAACCCCGGCGAGACAGTGCTGGACTTCTTTGCGGGCTCCGGCACTACCGGCGAGGCGGCTGCTTTGAATGGGCGGGGTTTTGTCCTGGTGGACCAAAGCCCTGGGGCGGTGGCCGTGATGCAGCGTAGACTGGCCCCCTTCAAACCTGAGATAATCAATCCCGATGCGCCCCATCCTGTACCACAAGCTCGGTAA
- a CDS encoding MBL fold metallo-hydrolase — protein sequence MRPILYHKLGNFELWFLSDGELWLDGGSMFGIVPRPLWSKLAIPDEQNRVRLGLNPLLIRARNHLVLIETGIDRKADEKFRRIYGLSDTNPLLGQLALLGVEPQDISLVVHTHLHFDHAGLNTRWVEGRLRPTFPKARHIVQKQELEDALHPHERSQASYRLENVEPLLEEGCFEVVEGEAEILPGLQVLPAPGHTLGMQVVELASEGQNLAYTGDLVALSAQAPLLYIPAFDLYPMTSLQTRKRLYERWLEGRYLLCFTHEPGHPLGRLMRTEKGYQAEPVYL from the coding sequence ATGCGCCCCATCCTGTACCACAAGCTCGGTAATTTCGAGCTCTGGTTTTTGAGCGACGGCGAGCTGTGGCTGGACGGCGGCTCGATGTTTGGTATCGTGCCCAGGCCCCTGTGGTCGAAACTTGCAATCCCAGACGAGCAAAACCGGGTCCGACTGGGGCTAAACCCCTTGCTGATTCGGGCCCGGAACCACCTGGTGCTCATCGAGACCGGCATAGACCGTAAGGCGGACGAAAAGTTCCGCCGAATCTACGGCCTGAGCGATACCAACCCCTTGCTGGGTCAGCTGGCGCTTTTGGGGGTGGAACCCCAGGACATTTCGCTGGTTGTTCACACCCACCTGCACTTCGATCATGCCGGGCTCAATACCCGCTGGGTGGAGGGACGGCTGCGGCCCACCTTCCCCAAAGCCCGCCACATCGTGCAAAAGCAAGAGCTTGAAGATGCCCTGCACCCCCACGAGCGCAGCCAGGCCAGCTACCGCCTCGAGAATGTCGAGCCTTTGCTGGAAGAGGGGTGCTTCGAGGTGGTCGAAGGCGAGGCTGAAATTCTTCCCGGCCTACAGGTCTTGCCGGCTCCGGGCCACACCCTGGGCATGCAGGTGGTGGAGCTGGCCTCCGAGGGGCAAAACCTGGCCTACACCGGCGATTTAGTAGCCCTCAGCGCGCAGGCCCCTCTGCTTTACATTCCCGCCTTTGACCTTTACCCCATGACCTCCCTACAGACCCGCAAACGCCTGTACGAGCGCTGGCTGGAGGGGCGCTACCTGCTGTGTTTTACCCACGAGCCGGGGCACCCTCTAGGCCGGCTGATGCGCACCGAGAAGGGTTACCAGGCCGAGCCCGTGTATCTGTAG
- the paaZ gene encoding phenylacetic acid degradation bifunctional protein PaaZ, protein MKISSYAAGAWYQSPAEGTLVRDAVYGEPVALVSSEGLNFKAMVEYARKVGGPNLRRYTFHERAAMLRALAQYLQARKEQFYALSYKTGATQYDSWFDIDGGIGTFFSYSSLARRELPNARFLAEDDALTLSKQGTFLGRHILVPKEGVAVHINAFNFPVWGMLEKLAPGLIAGVPAIVKPATQTAYLTEAVFRAMLESDILPEGAIQLVCGGIGDLFDHLNEQDNVTFTGSAATGRRLKVHPSLVARSVPFNMEADSLNCAILGQSVEPGEPEFELFVKEVAREMTVKAGQKCTAIRRVIVPKDKSEAVLEALQQALAKVVLGDPSRQEVGMGPLVGAQQRQDVLAVVEQLKAQGCEVAYEGSHTLLGGDWEKGGFMAPTLLYSPRPWESAAHDLEPFGPVATLMPYENLDEAIALARRGQGSLVGSIVTYNRQEARTLFFGCATHHGRMLILNRENARESTGHGSPLPLLLHGGPGRAGAGEELGGVRGIKHYLQRCAVQADPTTLMVLSEEYVRGAQVKEDLIHPFRKYFEDLEVGESLLTHRRTVTEADIVNFANVTGDYFYAHIDELGARDSIFGKRVAHGYFLISAAAGLFVSPAPGPVLANYGLENLRFIEPVGIGDTIQARLTVKSKTAKDPRPGERPTGVVTWAVEITNQEGKTVALYDILTLVERREKAAQA, encoded by the coding sequence ATGAAAATAAGCAGCTACGCCGCCGGGGCCTGGTACCAAAGCCCCGCCGAAGGAACCCTGGTACGGGATGCCGTGTATGGAGAGCCGGTGGCCCTGGTCAGCAGCGAGGGGCTCAACTTCAAGGCCATGGTTGAGTACGCCCGCAAGGTGGGGGGGCCCAACCTCCGGCGCTACACCTTCCACGAGCGGGCCGCCATGCTACGGGCCCTAGCCCAGTATTTACAAGCGCGCAAAGAACAGTTCTATGCCCTCTCCTACAAGACCGGGGCCACGCAATACGATAGCTGGTTCGATATAGACGGGGGCATAGGGACTTTCTTCAGCTATTCGTCGCTGGCGCGGCGCGAGCTGCCCAACGCGCGCTTCCTGGCCGAAGACGACGCCCTGACGCTCTCCAAACAGGGCACTTTCCTGGGCCGGCACATCCTGGTGCCCAAGGAAGGGGTGGCGGTACATATCAACGCCTTTAACTTCCCAGTCTGGGGCATGCTGGAAAAGCTGGCCCCGGGCCTGATTGCCGGGGTTCCGGCCATCGTTAAACCTGCTACCCAGACCGCCTACCTGACCGAGGCGGTCTTCCGGGCCATGCTCGAGTCGGACATCCTGCCCGAGGGGGCCATTCAGCTAGTTTGCGGGGGCATTGGCGACCTGTTTGACCACCTGAACGAGCAGGACAACGTCACCTTCACCGGTTCAGCCGCCACGGGACGCAGGCTCAAGGTGCATCCCAGCCTGGTTGCTCGTTCGGTGCCCTTCAACATGGAAGCCGACAGCCTCAACTGCGCCATACTGGGGCAGTCGGTAGAGCCCGGCGAGCCCGAGTTCGAGCTGTTCGTAAAAGAAGTCGCACGCGAGATGACCGTAAAAGCTGGCCAGAAGTGCACTGCCATTCGGCGGGTTATCGTCCCCAAAGACAAAAGCGAAGCTGTTCTGGAAGCCCTGCAGCAGGCACTGGCGAAGGTTGTACTGGGAGACCCCAGCCGCCAGGAGGTGGGCATGGGCCCGCTGGTAGGGGCTCAGCAGCGCCAGGACGTGCTGGCCGTGGTCGAGCAGCTTAAAGCACAGGGCTGTGAGGTAGCGTATGAGGGCTCCCACACGCTTCTGGGCGGCGACTGGGAGAAGGGCGGCTTCATGGCCCCCACCTTACTGTATAGCCCCAGGCCCTGGGAGAGTGCAGCGCACGACCTCGAGCCCTTCGGCCCGGTGGCCACCCTGATGCCCTACGAAAACCTGGACGAGGCCATCGCCCTAGCCCGTCGGGGCCAGGGGAGCCTGGTAGGAAGCATTGTCACGTACAACCGCCAAGAGGCCCGCACCCTCTTCTTCGGCTGCGCCACCCACCACGGGCGTATGCTAATTCTGAACCGCGAAAATGCCCGCGAGTCCACCGGCCACGGCTCTCCCCTCCCCCTGCTGTTGCACGGGGGGCCGGGCCGGGCCGGAGCGGGCGAGGAACTCGGCGGAGTGCGGGGCATCAAGCACTACCTGCAGCGCTGTGCCGTGCAGGCCGACCCCACCACCCTGATGGTCTTGAGCGAAGAGTACGTGCGTGGGGCGCAGGTCAAGGAAGACCTCATCCACCCTTTCCGCAAATACTTTGAAGACCTCGAGGTTGGCGAGAGCCTCCTCACCCACCGCCGCACCGTTACCGAGGCCGACATCGTGAACTTCGCCAACGTTACAGGCGATTACTTCTATGCTCACATAGACGAACTCGGGGCCAGGGACTCCATCTTTGGCAAGCGGGTGGCCCACGGCTACTTCCTGATCTCGGCGGCGGCAGGACTGTTCGTGAGCCCAGCACCGGGGCCGGTGCTGGCCAACTACGGGCTCGAGAACCTGCGTTTTATTGAGCCGGTGGGCATTGGCGACACCATCCAGGCCCGCCTCACGGTCAAGTCGAAAACCGCCAAAGACCCCCGCCCCGGCGAGCGGCCTACCGGGGTGGTGACCTGGGCAGTGGAGATTACCAATCAGGAGGGCAAGACTGTGGCCCTTTACGACATCCTGACCCTGGTGGAGCGAAGGGAGAAGGCAGCGCAAGCCTAG
- a CDS encoding alpha-ketoacid dehydrogenase subunit beta, producing the protein MIAERQTRVLNNVQAINEALDLALAQDPRVVVFGEDVGTMGGVFRASDGLQQKYGERRVFDTPLAESGIVGFGIGLAMAGLRPVAEIQFAGFLYPALDQILSHLGRMRHRTRGRFTIPMVIRAPYGGGVKTPEQHADSPEAILTHVPGVKVVIPSSPERTKGLLLAAIEDPDPVFFLEAIKLYRGVKGEVPEGYYTLPLGRARVVREGSAASLFCYGGMVEVCLKAAEVAAREGVELEVVDLETLIPLDTQTLLASVQKTGRAVVVYEAMRTGGFGAEIAARIAEEALDYLQAPIVRVAGWDAPYPPFSAVENHYRPDAKRVLEAVRKVLTH; encoded by the coding sequence ATGATCGCCGAGCGTCAAACCCGCGTTCTGAACAACGTACAGGCCATCAACGAAGCCCTGGATCTGGCCCTGGCCCAAGACCCCCGGGTGGTGGTCTTTGGGGAGGACGTGGGCACCATGGGCGGGGTTTTCCGGGCCTCCGATGGCTTGCAGCAAAAGTACGGCGAGCGGCGGGTCTTCGATACCCCCCTGGCTGAGTCCGGCATTGTGGGCTTTGGCATCGGGCTGGCCATGGCTGGGCTACGGCCTGTGGCCGAGATTCAGTTTGCGGGCTTCCTGTACCCGGCCCTGGATCAGATTCTTTCGCACCTGGGCCGGATGCGCCACCGCACCCGAGGGCGCTTTACCATCCCCATGGTCATCCGGGCTCCCTACGGCGGCGGGGTAAAAACCCCCGAACAGCACGCCGATAGTCCGGAGGCCATCCTGACGCATGTGCCGGGGGTTAAGGTAGTGATTCCCTCCTCGCCGGAGCGGACCAAAGGGCTGTTGCTCGCGGCCATCGAGGACCCCGATCCGGTGTTCTTCTTGGAGGCCATCAAGCTCTACCGCGGCGTGAAGGGCGAGGTACCCGAGGGCTACTATACCCTGCCCCTGGGCAGGGCTCGAGTGGTGCGCGAAGGCAGCGCCGCCAGCCTCTTCTGCTACGGGGGCATGGTGGAGGTCTGCTTGAAGGCCGCTGAGGTGGCGGCCCGTGAGGGGGTGGAGCTGGAGGTGGTGGACCTCGAGACCCTGATACCCCTCGACACCCAGACCCTCCTGGCCTCGGTACAAAAAACCGGCCGTGCGGTGGTGGTTTACGAGGCCATGCGCACCGGCGGCTTTGGGGCCGAGATTGCCGCCCGCATCGCCGAAGAGGCCCTGGACTACCTGCAAGCCCCCATCGTGCGGGTGGCAGGCTGGGACGCCCCCTACCCCCCCTTCAGCGCGGTGGAAAACCACTACCGCCCCGACGCCAAACGGGTGCTCGAGGCGGTGCGCAAGGTACTGACCCACTGA
- the pdhA gene encoding pyruvate dehydrogenase (acetyl-transferring) E1 component subunit alpha, which yields MDTVQYLDDHGKPLRDIPLSNEALLIGYRALRRARHFDERALVLQRQGRLGVYPPFRGQEAAQVGVALCLKADHDWLLPSYRESAAALTFGMPISKLILSWRADPAGWGAPPNVNMVQFYIPIATQIPQAAGVAHAQRLLGKDAVAAVFIGDGGTSEGDFHEGLNFASVFNAPLLVVVQNNGWAISVPTQKQMKVQRIAQKAQGYGIPGITVDGNDLVAVWSVAREAVERARRGEGPTLIEALTYRVAPHTSSDDPSRYRTEEETERWLKRDPLLRMKNCLLHLGLWSEAQEALLTEELEAEFLSAVEEADRAPEPKPWEIVEQVYQEMQPDQQAAWNYLRGEA from the coding sequence GTGGACACAGTGCAATACCTCGACGATCACGGTAAACCGTTGCGGGACATACCCCTAAGCAATGAGGCATTACTCATAGGCTACCGGGCCCTGCGCCGGGCCCGGCACTTCGACGAGCGGGCCCTGGTCTTGCAGCGGCAGGGGCGGCTCGGGGTGTATCCCCCCTTCCGGGGCCAGGAGGCGGCGCAGGTGGGGGTGGCCCTTTGCTTGAAGGCCGACCACGACTGGCTTCTGCCCAGCTACCGCGAAAGCGCCGCCGCCCTCACCTTTGGTATGCCCATCAGTAAGCTGATTCTGAGCTGGCGGGCCGACCCGGCAGGCTGGGGCGCACCCCCCAACGTGAACATGGTGCAGTTTTACATTCCCATCGCCACCCAGATTCCCCAGGCAGCGGGTGTGGCCCATGCCCAACGGCTTTTGGGTAAAGACGCCGTAGCGGCGGTCTTCATTGGCGATGGCGGCACCTCCGAGGGCGACTTCCACGAGGGGCTCAACTTTGCCTCGGTGTTCAATGCGCCTTTGCTGGTGGTAGTACAAAACAACGGCTGGGCCATTAGCGTACCCACGCAGAAGCAAATGAAAGTGCAACGAATTGCCCAGAAGGCCCAGGGCTACGGAATACCAGGGATCACGGTGGACGGCAACGACCTAGTAGCGGTCTGGAGCGTGGCCAGGGAAGCCGTGGAAAGGGCCCGCAGAGGCGAAGGTCCGACCCTGATCGAGGCCCTAACCTACCGGGTTGCGCCGCACACCTCCTCCGACGACCCCAGCCGTTACCGCACCGAGGAGGAAACCGAGCGCTGGCTGAAACGCGACCCTCTTCTGCGCATGAAAAACTGCCTCCTGCACCTAGGGCTCTGGAGCGAGGCACAGGAAGCCCTCCTCACGGAGGAACTCGAGGCCGAGTTTCTATCGGCGGTGGAGGAGGCCGACCGGGCCCCCGAGCCCAAGCCCTGGGAGATTGTGGAACAGGTGTACCAGGAGATGCAACCCGACCAGCAAGCCGCCTGGAACTATCTACGGGGGGAAGCATGA
- a CDS encoding pyridoxal phosphate-dependent aminotransferase encodes MANLHPRTQLSKESVFSHMSRLAAQHGAINLGQGFPSNPPPAFLQAAARRAIGTFDQYTPPIGLPRLREAVAADLGVAPEDVVITAGGTEALHALAESLYGPGDEVVMLEPYFDVYIPQARIAGAEPVMVPMRLTDRWEVDLPALERAITVRTQALLLTNPYNPTGSVFSRTEAEQIVALAREHDLWIISDEVYDELYFVEPPIRFRELAPERVFTVGSAGKRLEATGWRIGWIVTPPGLAQQVAGMRQWSSFCSAAPLQAAVAEALPIARQEGLYQQLRESYGRRKDLLEQGLRSLGLKTFSPAGTYFLTALLPELDAETLVREAGVAIIPGSAFYIQNPAPKGLFRFAFCKTDEEIQQALERLQGYLKKVHS; translated from the coding sequence ATGGCCAACCTCCACCCCCGCACCCAGCTTTCTAAGGAGAGCGTCTTTTCTCACATGAGCCGCCTGGCTGCCCAGCACGGGGCCATCAACCTGGGACAGGGTTTTCCCTCCAATCCGCCGCCTGCGTTTTTGCAGGCGGCGGCCCGTCGGGCCATCGGCACCTTTGACCAGTACACCCCGCCCATCGGCCTGCCCCGCTTGCGCGAGGCCGTGGCCGCAGACCTGGGCGTTGCTCCCGAGGACGTGGTTATCACCGCAGGCGGTACCGAGGCCCTGCACGCACTGGCCGAATCGTTGTATGGCCCTGGGGATGAAGTGGTGATGCTCGAGCCCTACTTCGACGTTTACATCCCCCAGGCCCGCATTGCCGGTGCAGAGCCGGTTATGGTGCCGATGCGCCTCACCGACCGCTGGGAAGTGGATTTACCGGCGCTGGAACGGGCCATTACGGTTCGCACCCAGGCCCTTCTGCTCACCAACCCCTACAACCCCACCGGCTCAGTCTTTTCCCGCACCGAGGCCGAGCAGATTGTGGCCCTGGCGCGCGAGCACGACCTCTGGATCATCAGCGATGAGGTCTACGACGAGCTTTACTTTGTAGAGCCGCCCATTCGGTTCCGCGAGCTTGCGCCCGAGCGGGTCTTCACGGTGGGCTCGGCGGGCAAGCGCCTCGAGGCCACCGGCTGGCGCATCGGCTGGATTGTGACCCCGCCCGGCCTGGCCCAACAGGTAGCCGGCATGCGGCAGTGGAGCAGCTTTTGCTCGGCAGCCCCCCTTCAGGCCGCCGTGGCCGAGGCCCTGCCCATCGCCCGTCAAGAGGGACTCTACCAGCAGCTTCGCGAGAGCTATGGCCGCCGCAAGGACTTGCTCGAGCAGGGCTTGCGCTCACTGGGCCTCAAAACTTTCTCCCCTGCTGGAACCTACTTCCTGACGGCGCTACTGCCCGAGCTCGACGCCGAAACCCTGGTGCGCGAGGCTGGGGTCGCGATAATTCCCGGGTCGGCGTTTTACATCCAGAACCCCGCACCCAAGGGCCTATTTCGCTTTGCTTTTTGCAAGACCGATGAGGAAATCCAGCAAGCTTTGGAGCGGCTCCAGGGCTATCTGAAAAAGGTGCACTCCTGA
- a CDS encoding MliC family protein — translation MRVWILWVLLASFASFDSLAQPADMVQRTYRCTGGVQIRAVYQNNFDRVGVVFNNQTYGPLFQVEAASGVKYSDGRASWWTKGSGSSEEAFLMSERTGKILAQGCKPMR, via the coding sequence ATGCGCGTGTGGATATTGTGGGTATTGCTTGCTTCCTTTGCGAGCTTTGATAGCTTGGCCCAGCCGGCAGATATGGTGCAACGAACCTACCGCTGCACTGGCGGGGTGCAAATACGGGCCGTCTATCAGAATAACTTCGACCGGGTAGGGGTGGTCTTCAATAACCAGACCTACGGGCCCTTGTTCCAGGTAGAGGCAGCCTCTGGGGTCAAGTATTCCGACGGTCGGGCTTCCTGGTGGACTAAAGGCAGCGGGTCTTCTGAAGAGGCTTTCCTGATGAGCGAGCGTACTGGAAAGATTCTGGCCCAGGGCTGCAAGCCCATGCGCTAA
- the tpiA gene encoding triose-phosphate isomerase — MRQRLVAGNWKMYKTPSEARHWFRELIDQLPASQAEPALLVPFTHLPYASEVLEGHGVSWGAQDVSAHTEGAYTGEVSAKMLADLACKYAIVGHSERRSYHAESDALVAQKAQRLLEHGITPILCVGEPLEVREAGNHVEYTLKQLEGSLQGVQPPSASHLVIAYEPVWAIGTGKTATPEDAEAMHRTIRAWLIARYGSGFAEQLRILYGGSVKPENAAALFSQPNIDGGLVGGSSLKLGDYLKLLTA; from the coding sequence ATGCGCCAACGACTCGTAGCCGGAAACTGGAAGATGTACAAAACCCCCTCCGAGGCCCGCCACTGGTTTCGGGAGCTGATTGATCAACTGCCCGCTAGCCAGGCTGAGCCGGCCCTGCTGGTGCCTTTTACTCATCTACCTTATGCCTCGGAAGTTCTGGAGGGCCACGGGGTCTCCTGGGGCGCGCAGGACGTCTCGGCCCACACCGAAGGGGCCTACACCGGCGAGGTGTCGGCCAAAATGCTGGCCGATCTGGCCTGCAAATACGCCATTGTGGGGCACTCCGAGCGGCGCAGCTACCATGCCGAGTCCGATGCTCTGGTCGCCCAAAAGGCCCAGCGCCTCCTTGAGCATGGCATCACACCGATTCTTTGTGTGGGCGAACCCCTGGAAGTACGGGAAGCCGGCAATCACGTCGAGTACACCCTCAAGCAACTGGAGGGCAGCTTACAGGGGGTGCAGCCCCCCTCGGCCTCGCATCTGGTGATTGCCTACGAGCCGGTCTGGGCCATCGGCACCGGCAAAACCGCCACCCCCGAGGATGCCGAGGCCATGCACCGTACCATTCGCGCCTGGCTGATAGCCCGCTACGGTTCGGGTTTTGCCGAGCAGTTGCGTATCCTCTACGGGGGCTCGGTCAAGCCCGAGAACGCCGCTGCCCTATTCTCCCAGCCCAACATTGACGGCGGACTGGTGGGGGGTTCGAGCTTGAAGCTGGGGGACTATCTTAAGCTGCTCACGGCTTGA
- a CDS encoding heme-binding domain-containing protein, with protein sequence MKRIILWFFGALALVLLAIQLVPYGRDHRNPPIVAEPPWNSPQTRELFVRACADCHSNQTRWPWYSHIAPVSWLVQRDVEEGRSKLNLSLWGSDKQELDDIPEVIREGSMPPRVYLLTHPEARLSLSEKEALIQGLVLSLGINALEENEEHD encoded by the coding sequence GTGAAACGCATAATTCTGTGGTTTTTTGGGGCCCTGGCCCTGGTGCTGCTGGCCATACAACTGGTTCCCTATGGCCGTGACCACCGTAATCCGCCGATAGTGGCCGAACCTCCCTGGAACAGCCCTCAGACCCGTGAGCTCTTTGTTAGGGCCTGTGCTGATTGTCACAGCAACCAGACCCGCTGGCCTTGGTACAGCCACATCGCTCCCGTCTCCTGGCTGGTTCAGCGCGATGTGGAGGAGGGTCGTAGCAAGCTCAATCTGTCCCTGTGGGGCAGTGACAAACAGGAGCTAGACGATATTCCCGAAGTCATACGAGAAGGAAGCATGCCCCCTCGAGTCTATCTACTAACCCATCCTGAAGCCCGGCTTTCCCTCTCTGAGAAGGAGGCCTTGATACAGGGGTTGGTTCTCAGCCTGGGCATCAACGCACTTGAAGAGAACGAAGAACATGATTAG
- a CDS encoding ATP-binding protein — MGFREQLLLALLTLALAVAGLQLALGYWSFRTSLDRDLQGDLGKYAVLVEGAIDLEGPEPTLNPANLPISAELQGRFRLLRGNRLILEGGGPFPDNDPAWLTNRKPLPGAYELDVALNQVDHNRALREYLRTGWLTLLLSGVLAVAMAWLLRGMLIRPLERLERASESLAEQRFPNPLPEGKPDEIGRLTRSFNRMVHKVRLAFERERSFTRYASHELRNPLATLKATASAVRNGAMRPEELLPVLDRNLERLDRTLTGLLALVRGPGERTQIEVLDFLQQLLQRLPAAAQQRIHLEVEPANLRAPKEALEAAIGNLLDNALKYSSGRVWLRFEASDPPRLIVRDEGPGVPAEALERLGEPFYRPNNQRDGLGLGLAFVRQVAEALGGRLEIRNHPEGGLEASLVFSGGFHA, encoded by the coding sequence TTGGGCTTTCGTGAACAGCTGCTTTTGGCCTTGCTGACGCTCGCCCTGGCTGTAGCAGGGCTTCAGTTGGCCCTGGGTTACTGGAGTTTTCGCACCTCCTTAGATCGTGACCTCCAGGGCGACTTAGGGAAGTACGCGGTGCTGGTTGAAGGCGCCATTGACCTCGAGGGCCCCGAACCCACCCTCAACCCGGCCAACTTACCGATTTCTGCGGAGCTACAGGGTCGTTTTCGTCTCCTGAGAGGTAATCGACTGATTTTGGAGGGTGGAGGCCCGTTTCCCGACAACGACCCGGCCTGGCTAACCAACCGCAAACCACTGCCCGGAGCATATGAACTGGACGTAGCGCTCAACCAGGTTGACCATAACCGGGCCCTGCGGGAGTATTTACGCACCGGATGGCTTACCCTGTTGCTATCTGGGGTACTGGCCGTGGCCATGGCCTGGCTGCTGCGGGGCATGTTGATCCGTCCCCTGGAGCGCCTCGAGCGGGCAAGCGAGTCCCTGGCCGAGCAGCGTTTCCCAAACCCTTTGCCCGAAGGCAAACCCGACGAGATTGGTCGGCTAACCCGCAGCTTCAACCGCATGGTTCACAAGGTTCGTCTGGCCTTCGAGCGTGAGCGTAGTTTTACCCGGTATGCCTCCCACGAGCTGCGCAACCCGCTGGCAACCCTTAAGGCCACTGCCTCGGCGGTACGCAACGGGGCCATGCGTCCAGAAGAGTTGCTGCCCGTGCTCGATAGAAACCTCGAGCGCCTGGATCGTACCCTTACGGGTCTCCTGGCCCTGGTGCGAGGGCCTGGAGAACGAACCCAGATAGAGGTTCTGGACTTCCTGCAACAGCTATTGCAGCGCCTTCCGGCCGCAGCCCAACAGCGAATTCATCTTGAGGTTGAGCCTGCCAACCTCCGAGCACCCAAGGAAGCCCTCGAGGCGGCCATCGGCAACCTGCTCGACAATGCCCTCAAGTATAGCAGCGGGCGAGTCTGGCTACGTTTTGAGGCCTCCGATCCCCCGCGTCTAATTGTGCGGGATGAGGGGCCAGGGGTTCCAGCAGAGGCCCTCGAGCGCCTGGGCGAACCGTTTTACCGGCCCAATAACCAACGCGACGGCCTGGGCCTGGGGCTGGCATTTGTGCGCCAGGTCGCGGAGGCCCTTGGGGGGCGTCTGGAGATTCGCAACCATCCCGAGGGCGGTCTGGAAGCCAGCCTGGTCTTTTCGGGAGGATTCCATGCCTGA